In Candidatus Polarisedimenticolaceae bacterium, the following are encoded in one genomic region:
- a CDS encoding transcriptional regulator, translating into MAEFVVVIADSIRGQGGEKTMAEPLENTLKGSVRLGNYLRRLRVGYGYSLRRVEERARAEGGEIDNSQLSRYEKGVCYPSFDKLRVLASVFNVSVQAFSDVVDLEAFEERCPEVEDPAELTAAGEAAARAGDYGLAFACFEKAVEQLESIDSGAGAEVGQARVNLAHVLARLGKLALAEQELKQALRVADRLDPAVAARALLALAGLHADQGDLFLAEIEAERAERLSRESGDTAASAMAVHTIARVFADRGRHAEAIERYRAAGEIYASLGNAYEAARVRVNIGARFVALGKVREGVRLLRAALQEAQASGYRRLEAQACSNLGEAYYHLADPAQATACFRRSDSIAGGGSERYPDLLFFNAYYEWKLAVDQKSPTREKIAFGRLKVLRSSLERRFPEVEAFDALVERGRSRA; encoded by the coding sequence ATGGCCGAGTTCGTTGTCGTCATCGCGGACTCGATCCGGGGGCAGGGAGGGGAGAAGACGATGGCCGAACCACTCGAGAACACCTTGAAGGGAAGTGTCCGGCTCGGGAACTACCTGAGGCGGCTGCGGGTCGGCTACGGATACTCGCTTCGTCGCGTCGAGGAGCGTGCCCGGGCGGAAGGGGGCGAGATCGACAACTCGCAGCTCAGCCGCTACGAGAAGGGCGTCTGCTACCCGTCGTTCGACAAACTGCGCGTCCTGGCCAGCGTCTTCAACGTCTCCGTCCAGGCCTTCTCGGACGTCGTGGACCTCGAAGCCTTCGAGGAGCGGTGCCCCGAGGTGGAGGATCCTGCGGAGCTGACCGCCGCGGGCGAGGCCGCCGCTCGGGCGGGAGACTACGGGCTCGCGTTCGCCTGCTTCGAAAAGGCGGTCGAGCAGCTCGAATCGATCGATTCCGGCGCCGGGGCGGAGGTGGGCCAGGCGCGGGTCAACCTGGCGCACGTCCTCGCCCGACTCGGAAAACTCGCCCTGGCCGAGCAGGAGCTCAAGCAGGCGCTTCGCGTCGCGGACCGCCTCGACCCGGCGGTCGCGGCCCGGGCGCTGCTGGCGCTCGCGGGCCTGCACGCCGACCAGGGTGATCTGTTCCTTGCCGAGATCGAAGCGGAGCGTGCCGAGCGGCTCTCGCGGGAGAGCGGCGACACGGCGGCGTCGGCGATGGCGGTCCACACGATCGCCCGTGTTTTCGCGGACCGCGGCCGTCATGCCGAGGCGATCGAACGTTACCGGGCCGCGGGAGAGATCTACGCCTCCCTCGGAAACGCCTACGAGGCGGCTCGGGTACGCGTCAACATCGGCGCGCGCTTCGTGGCGCTGGGGAAGGTCCGCGAGGGCGTCCGCCTCCTCCGGGCGGCGCTGCAGGAGGCCCAGGCCTCGGGCTATCGTCGACTGGAGGCGCAGGCCTGCAGCAACCTCGGCGAAGCCTATTACCATCTCGCCGACCCGGCGCAGGCCACCGCCTGCTTCCGGCGTTCCGACTCGATCGCGGGCGGGGGGAGCGAACGGTACCCGGATCTCCTCTTCTTCAACGCCTACTACGAATGGAAGCTCGCGGTCGACCAGAAGAGCCCGACGCGGGAGAAGATCGCCTTCGGGCGCCTGAAGGTCCTCCGCTCGAGCCTCGAGCGTCGCTTCCCCGAGGTCGAGGCATTCGACGCGCTGGTGGAAAGGGGGCGCAGCCGTGCGTAG
- a CDS encoding ATP-binding protein has product MFRNFRRIPTFLGLPGGRETVRALALFSTLLVALAALAYQVSVRDMERLVRYHQFNLGRQEARRIAEAVRAVGIDGDRMDFARVRRARPALQRVVEERLLEAPYLYFAEVRDRFGAPIIAARRRIVGEVPEVQVLNIAIDPRKVGEGEIRVGFSSDAISREVAALRQGLKIKVALAAGAVLALLAVGFAYVLHLLRKNRRLEDSKVAAERNAYKGLLASGLAHEIRNPLNAMNMNLQMLEEELQALPGLDAGEPLELLGSTKNEIRRLESLVTNFLLYARPSPPKIEVHDVGQVLREVATFLQADFRGHGVAVRLDIDPLVPAVGFDDAKIRQALMNILVNARQVLKEGGTVTLRSRAGGAGEVLVEIQDDGPGMSEDTRARIFEPFYSQRRGGTGLGLPIAKLLVEQHGGTVEVLSEPGKGSTFRIHLPRQAPAAAPAAGTADR; this is encoded by the coding sequence GTGTTTCGGAACTTCCGGAGGATTCCCACCTTTCTCGGACTCCCGGGAGGGCGCGAGACCGTTCGGGCGCTCGCCTTGTTCTCCACGCTGCTCGTGGCCCTCGCCGCCCTGGCCTATCAGGTCTCCGTGAGGGATATGGAACGCCTGGTCCGGTATCACCAGTTCAACCTCGGACGGCAGGAGGCCCGACGGATCGCCGAGGCGGTCCGTGCGGTGGGGATCGACGGCGACCGGATGGATTTCGCGCGGGTCCGCCGTGCGCGCCCGGCCCTCCAGCGGGTGGTCGAGGAGCGGCTGCTCGAGGCGCCCTACCTGTACTTCGCGGAAGTGCGCGACCGGTTCGGCGCACCGATCATCGCGGCCCGTCGCCGGATCGTCGGGGAGGTCCCCGAGGTCCAGGTCCTGAACATCGCCATCGATCCCCGAAAGGTCGGCGAAGGGGAGATCCGCGTCGGGTTCTCCTCGGACGCGATCTCGAGGGAGGTCGCCGCGCTCCGGCAGGGCCTCAAGATCAAGGTCGCGCTCGCCGCGGGTGCCGTCCTGGCGCTGCTGGCGGTCGGGTTCGCCTACGTGCTCCACCTGCTGCGCAAGAACCGTCGCCTCGAGGACTCCAAGGTCGCCGCCGAGCGGAACGCCTACAAGGGATTGCTCGCTTCCGGGCTCGCGCACGAGATCCGGAACCCCCTCAACGCCATGAACATGAACCTCCAGATGCTCGAGGAGGAGCTCCAGGCGCTTCCCGGCCTCGACGCGGGCGAGCCCCTCGAGCTCCTGGGCTCGACGAAGAACGAGATCCGTCGCCTCGAGAGCCTCGTGACGAATTTCCTCCTCTACGCCCGCCCGTCGCCCCCGAAGATCGAGGTCCACGACGTCGGGCAGGTCCTGCGCGAGGTCGCCACGTTCCTCCAGGCCGATTTCCGGGGCCACGGCGTCGCCGTTCGGCTGGACATCGATCCTCTGGTGCCGGCGGTGGGATTCGACGACGCGAAGATCCGGCAGGCGCTGATGAACATCCTGGTCAACGCGCGGCAGGTCCTGAAGGAGGGCGGCACGGTGACGCTCCGGTCGCGGGCCGGCGGCGCGGGGGAGGTCCTCGTCGAGATCCAGGACGACGGTCCCGGGATGTCGGAAGACACCCGCGCCAGGATCTTCGAGCCGTTCTACTCGCAGCGGCGCGGCGGGACCGGGCTCGGCCTTCCGATCGCGAAGCTCCTCGTCGAGCAGCACGGCGGCACGGTCGAGGTCCTCTCCGAGCCCGGGAAGGGATCGACGTTCCGGATCCACTTGCCCCGTCAGGCGCCGGCCGCCGCGCCCGCCGCCGGGACGGCCGATCGATGA